The following is a genomic window from Neofelis nebulosa isolate mNeoNeb1 chromosome 12, mNeoNeb1.pri, whole genome shotgun sequence.
CCCGGGATCTTCCAGGCTCTTGGCCCTGGGAGGCAGGGTCCCCTTTGGTGGGATTCTTAGGTCTGCTCTCTTCCCTGGCACCCTCTACTCCACGCGCCCCAGGCAAGCGAGGACGGTGAGAGCGTGGGACACTGCCCTTCCTGTCAGCGGCTCTTCATGGTCCTGCTCCTCAAGGGCGTGCCCTTCACCCTCACCACCGTGGACATCCGCAGGTGAGCCCCTTGCCCCCACGGGACCGCTGCCTGGTCCCTGGCCCttctgaccagcagcctccccaCCTGCCTCATGCCCACAGGTCCCCGGATGTGCTTAAGGACTTCGCTCCCGGCTCGCAGCTGCCCATCCTTCTCCACGATGGCGACACCAAAACGGACACACTGCAGATCGAGGAGTTTCTGGAGGAGACGCTGGGGCCCCCCGAGTGAGGGCCCGGCCTGGCAGGAGGGGCGATGATGAGGCGCCCAGGGAGGGTGCTCCCAGGACAGAGCCCGGGAAGGATGCTGAGGGTCCCCTCAGGGAAGAGGGCCTGGCTCAAGGGTCTGACCACAGATCCCCTACTTCCCCGCAGATTCCCCAGCCTGGCGCCCCGCTACCGGGAGTCCGCCACGGCGGGCAACGACGTCTTTCACAGGTTCTCCGCCTTCATCAAGAACCCAGTGCCCACGCAGGACGATGGTGAGGAGGGTCAGGAGCGCGCcgagggtggggggagctggcCCAGGCCGGGCctcaccgcgccccccccccacccccccagccctgtACCAGCTGCTGCTGCGCGCCCTCACCAGGCTGGACAGCTACCTGCGCGCGCCGCTGGAGCACGAGCTGGTGCGGGAACCGCAGCTTGGCGAGTCGCGCCGCCGCTTCCTGGACGGCGACCAGCTCACGCTGGCTGACTGTAGGCTGCTGCCCAAGTTGCACATCGTGGACGTGAGTGCCGGGCCGGGGCGCGGAGCGCGGGGGGCGCCTCCCACAAGGCCCTGACCGCGCCACGCCCCTCGCCCACAGACGGTGTGCGCGCACTTCCGCGGGGCGCCCATACCCGCCGAGCTGCGCGGCGTCCGCCGCTACCTGGACGGCGCGCTGCAGGTGAAGGAGTTCAAGTACACGTGTCCACACAGCGCGGAGATCCTAGCGGCTTACCGGACGGCGGTGCGCCCCCGCTAGCCGCCGCCCCCTCTAccgccaccccctgccccctcttcTACAGCCCCATAAACGCATCTCTGCCCCAGCAAGCATGCCCGGACATCCGAGGGACCAGAGGGCCCTTGACTTCTGCCACCCCCAAAACCCCCACCATGGAACACTCCGTCCCCACAACAGCCTGGAATGATGGGCAGAGAACCCAGTGGGTGGCTCTGCTCCACTCACCCTGTCGGGGGTGGGGCCGGGACTAGATTGGGCTCCCAAACCAGTCAGGCCAGGGTGGAGCTGCAGGATGGCCAAGAAGGGTGGGGACCAGAGCCCACACTGGGCACCTAGAGGCTCCAGGTCGGTGGGTGGGGCCGGCCCACATTCCTCAGCCCTTCCCCAGGCGGCAGGCCACCACCCTCCAGCTTCCACACGACCTTCCGCGGTGTGGCACACCGGTGGCTGTGCCTGTTAGGTGAGGTCTGGAAGAGTGAAGTGTGTGGAGTGGAGGGGCCGGCAACAAGTTCCAACCTTGAGGAGCCCTGACCTGCCTTCcagtccctctctgctccttcatgAACcgggcaggggcagctgggtgagcCTGGAGAGAGtggtgctccccccacccccacccccaccccctaggCGGTGTGGAAGCTGGCCCATCTGCTTACACACTGCGGCCGGAGCCAGATCGCAGGCCCAGGGAGACCCCTGATCCCTCTCCCCCGGCCAGACCCCAGGAGCCAGAGCATGGCTGTTTCCTCCACCTGAGGAAGCCATTTATTTAAGGGGGAAGGGGTCCGAGGAGCAGGTTTGTTCCCCTCTGGCAGCAGGACGGGCTGTGGGGTCTCAGGGGCTGTCCCCACCGCATGAGCAGACTCCTGGCAGTGTCACACTTTGTGCTGCGCCTTCAGGGGCTGTCAAAGTCTACACCACTGGCTGGTTTCTTactgggagagaagaggaagagacactatGGTTTtacggagggaggggcaggggtccAGGGCTTGGCCAGGGacacaggagggaggggcagggggtgagtACCTCTTGAAGCCAGGGTTGATGAGGGACTCTCCCGGACACCGCCTCCTGACCCCAAGTCCAGGGCCACCTCTCTGAGGGTCGGGGTCTGAGGGCAACAGGACGGGACGGGGCTTCCTGAGTCGGTAGAATTCCAGAGCCACAGCCCCCTCTCCGTGCACATGCTGTCTTTGGGGCCCGACTCTTGTTCTGGGGAAGGGGAgtcacagagggaggaggagcacAGCCCCCACCTAAGTCCCAGGTGACAGGCCTTACCTGGTAAGAAGAACTGAGGCCCTGCCAGACAAGGGCTCTTTTTGGGGCTGGCGGCTGCCACCTGCAGGCCTGGGGAAGAAAGCCAGGAATGGAGGCACGAGCAGGGGGACCCTAGTGAAGATTCGGGgtacctgctccccaccccacctgccagcTGCCTCTTCAAGTTGCACACTTGCTCTGCCAGACCCAGTGTCAGTGCCTGCAACCTGGAGGCTGCCTCTGGGCCCGGCACCTTGGAGAGCTCAAAAtccagggcccagggccccccGGAAAGGGTTAGGGATGCTCCATCCTCCCGCAGGGCGAAAGTCACAGCTTGCTGCTCACAGGCTGCCCTAGGAAAGGAGATGTGCTGAGTGCGGTGTCCAGACCCCCAGCTCCacacccacccttccttccccGCTCAGGGACTCACCTGAACCGGGGGGTGATCTCCTCAGCCGCACTCAGGCCCAAACGGGCTTTCTGCAGGGCACAGGGGCTGGTCACCAGCTGCCCAAGACTCTGGAACCACCCCAAAGCTGCCTGACGGAGGGCCACCCAGGACCCCGCGCCAATCTTAGGGCTACAGTTACAAAGCTGGGGGAAGGGTGTCCAgaccccccccaacccacccctaCCGCGGGATCCCAGACCGCCCCCTGCGATCCCAGAGGTGGTCCGCACTGCAGGTACGGAGTGCCGGGGGCTTCCAGGCCTGCCCGGGAGCCCCGATACCCACGAGGGCCTCCAGGCTGTCCGCCGTGAAGCAGGTGCTCCAGAGTTCCGCGGCGTCCGTCAcactgtggggggaggggctgtcagGCGGAACGGCCCGCAGAACTGTCGGCGCCCCCAGCGCCCCGCGCTCCTCGCCAGCCACTTACTAGAGGTTGAAGCCGCCGCGGCCTCCGTCCTCGCTTCCCTCCCCCTCGCAATAGCACACGAAGCGCGGGGGCCCGGGCCCCGGCGGCAGCGTGCAGAGAGGCGGCGACAGAGGCGGCGGCGGCACCATAGCACCGCGGCCGCGGCAGGGACACCACCCGGGAGGCTGCGGGCCCCAAGGCGCCTGCGCGGGAGGACGGCTCCGAAGCCGGGGGCGGGGCTTACGGCCCAGGTCCCGCCCCGAAGACCCAGGCCCTTCGCGCCGGCggcggggcctgggggcgggCTGGAGGGGCGGGGCTCGGTCTCCGGCGGGCGGGGTCCCCCGGGCGGGCCTGTTCCGGGTGCGGTTCCCGCGTCCGCGCGGAGGCCTGCGCGCCTACGGCGCGCGGAGACCGCGGTTCCCTCCCCCGCCGCTTCGCCCCCTGCTGGTCCCAGCGGCCTCGTCCTGCCTTCCGCACCTGCTGTCGCCCTTCCCGAGATACTATCTCACGTGGTCTTTAGACGCGCAAACTTTCCTAACGCCGAACCGCAGCAGGTCGGAATACGACCATGAATTAAGCGTGGCGGCCAGCGCACGAGGCTCCTggcactcatccatccatcccctccTTTGTGCCTCCCGTTGTCCTAGCCTTAAGCACTTTGCTTAACAGACAAGGTCTCTGGTCGCCTGGAGCTTGTGAGATTTAATGGATTGGACAGATA
Proteins encoded in this region:
- the CLIC3 gene encoding chloride intracellular channel protein 3 isoform X1 translates to MAETAKLQLFVKASEDGESVGHCPSCQRLFMVLLLKGVPFTLTTVDIRRSPDVLKDFAPGSQLPILLHDGDTKTDTLQIEEFLEETLGPPEFPSLAPRYRESATAGNDVFHRFSAFIKNPVPTQDDALYQLLLRALTRLDSYLRAPLEHELVREPQLGESRRRFLDGDQLTLADCRLLPKLHIVDTVCAHFRGAPIPAELRGVRRYLDGALQVKEFKYTCPHSAEILAAYRTAVRPR
- the CLIC3 gene encoding chloride intracellular channel protein 3 isoform X2; its protein translation is MAETAKLQLFVKASEDGESVGHCPSCQRLFMVLLLKGVPFTLTTVDIRRSPDVLKDFAPGSQLPILLHDGDTKTDTLQIEEFLEETLGPPEFPSLAPRYRESATAGNDVFHRFSAFIKNPVPTQDDGWTATCARRWSTSWCGNRSLASRAAASWTATSSRWLTVGCCPSCTSWTRCARTSAGRPYPPSCAASAATWTARCR
- the PAXX gene encoding protein PAXX; the protein is MVPPPPLSPPLCTLPPGPGPPRFVCYCEGEGSEDGGRGGFNLYVTDAAELWSTCFTADSLEALKARLGLSAAEEITPRFRAACEQQAVTFALREDGASLTLSGGPWALDFELSKVPGPEAASRLQALTLGLAEQVCNLKRQLAGLQVAAASPKKSPCLAGPQFFLPDPDPQRGGPGLGVRRRCPGESLINPGFKSKKPASGVDFDSP